In Duganella zoogloeoides, a single genomic region encodes these proteins:
- the hisD gene encoding histidinol dehydrogenase, with protein MSIQITKLDSTLADFQKSLDTLLAFEAGTDDAIERAVTGILADVKARGDAAVLEYTNRFDRIPDGGAASMAAFDIGQDELQAALAAIPAAQRDALNVAAQRIRVFHERQKQELNGFTYTEADGTILGQKVTPLDRVGIYVPGGKAAYPSSVLMNAIPAHVAGVQEIIMVVPTPDGVKNQMVLAAAAIAGVTRVITIGGAQAVAALAHGTETIQPVDKIVGPGNAYVAAAKRRVFGIVGIDMIAGPSEILVICDGTTDPDWVAMDLFSQAEHDELAQAIMLCPDADYIARVEASIEKLLPTMPRQDTIRTSLTDRGALVKVRDLDEACAIANSIAAEHLEISAENPQQWADKIRHAGAMFLGRFSSESLGDYCCGPNHVLPTSRTARFSSPLGVYDFQKRSSIIHVSEAGAQTLGKIAAELAYGEGLQAHARSAELRLNTPAEPR; from the coding sequence ATGTCGATCCAAATTACCAAGCTCGATTCCACGCTAGCCGATTTTCAAAAGTCCCTGGACACCTTGCTGGCATTTGAAGCAGGCACCGATGATGCGATCGAGCGTGCCGTCACCGGCATCCTGGCCGACGTCAAGGCGCGCGGCGACGCCGCCGTCCTCGAATACACCAACCGCTTCGACCGCATTCCGGACGGCGGCGCCGCCAGCATGGCCGCTTTTGACATCGGCCAGGACGAACTGCAGGCAGCGCTCGCAGCGATTCCCGCCGCCCAGCGCGACGCCCTCAACGTGGCCGCGCAGCGCATCCGCGTATTCCACGAACGGCAAAAGCAGGAACTGAACGGCTTTACCTATACCGAAGCCGATGGCACCATCCTCGGCCAGAAGGTCACGCCGCTCGACCGCGTGGGCATTTACGTCCCCGGTGGCAAGGCAGCGTACCCGTCGTCGGTGCTGATGAACGCGATTCCGGCCCACGTGGCGGGCGTACAGGAAATCATCATGGTGGTACCGACACCTGATGGCGTAAAAAACCAGATGGTGCTGGCCGCCGCCGCGATTGCCGGTGTGACGCGCGTGATCACCATCGGCGGCGCCCAGGCGGTGGCCGCGCTGGCGCATGGCACCGAGACCATACAGCCGGTCGATAAAATCGTCGGTCCCGGCAACGCGTATGTCGCTGCCGCCAAGCGCCGCGTGTTCGGCATCGTCGGCATCGACATGATCGCCGGTCCGTCGGAGATACTGGTCATCTGCGACGGCACCACCGACCCGGACTGGGTGGCGATGGACCTGTTCTCGCAGGCCGAGCACGACGAACTGGCGCAGGCCATCATGCTGTGCCCGGACGCCGACTACATCGCCCGCGTGGAAGCGAGCATCGAAAAACTGCTGCCGACCATGCCGCGCCAGGACACCATCCGCACGTCGCTCACCGACCGTGGCGCGCTGGTGAAAGTGCGCGACCTGGACGAAGCATGCGCGATCGCCAACAGCATCGCTGCCGAGCACCTGGAAATCTCGGCCGAGAATCCGCAGCAGTGGGCCGATAAAATCCGCCACGCGGGCGCCATGTTCCTGGGACGCTTCTCGTCCGAGTCGCTGGGCGACTACTGCTGCGGCCCGAACCACGTGCTGCCGACGTCGCGCACCGCGCGCTTCTCGTCGCCGCTGGGCGTGTACGATTTCCAGAAACGCTCGTCGATCATCCACGTCAGCGAAGCCGGCGCGCAAACCCTCGGTAAAATCGCGGCCGAACTGGCGTACGGCGAAGGCTTGCAGGCGCACGCCCGCAGCGCTGAACTCAGGTTAAATACTCCGGCTGAACCGCGATGA
- the hisC gene encoding histidinol-phosphate transaminase, with the protein MSAIDTLIANTIRPDVAAMQGYHVADASGFVKLDAMENPYQLPEHLLQELGTRLAAATLNRYPVASYATTRHKVRATLGVPAGYDVMLGNGSDELISILCMACAQQERRAVVLSPTPSFVMYARSAQYAGMDYVGVPVKADLTLDLPAMLAAINQHKPALVFLSYPNNPTGNLFAESDIVAIIKALDGFGLAVVDEAYEPFAQQTFMDRLPQFDNLVVMRTVSKLGLAGIRLGYMSAAPKLLEQFDKVRPPYNINVLTQTAAEFALDHVEVLNQQAHALRAARADLMAALAEFPGVKVFPSAANFILIRVPNADDANVKLLSHKVLIKNVSKMHAVLANCLRITVSTPAENATFLDAFAASLAA; encoded by the coding sequence ATGTCCGCCATCGACACCCTCATCGCCAACACCATACGGCCGGACGTCGCAGCCATGCAGGGCTACCACGTGGCCGACGCCAGTGGCTTCGTGAAGCTCGATGCGATGGAAAACCCGTACCAGCTGCCCGAGCATTTGCTGCAGGAGCTGGGCACGCGCCTGGCTGCCGCCACCCTGAACCGCTACCCGGTGGCGTCGTACGCAACCACCAGGCACAAGGTACGCGCCACGCTGGGCGTGCCGGCAGGGTATGACGTCATGCTCGGCAACGGTTCCGATGAACTGATCTCGATCCTGTGCATGGCGTGCGCGCAGCAGGAGCGCCGCGCGGTGGTGCTGTCGCCCACACCGTCGTTCGTGATGTACGCGCGCTCGGCGCAGTATGCGGGCATGGACTACGTGGGCGTACCGGTGAAAGCGGACCTCACGCTCGACCTGCCGGCCATGCTTGCGGCGATCAACCAGCACAAGCCGGCGCTGGTGTTCCTGTCGTACCCGAACAACCCGACCGGCAACCTGTTCGCAGAAAGCGATATCGTCGCCATCATCAAGGCTTTGGACGGTTTCGGCCTGGCCGTGGTGGATGAAGCGTACGAGCCGTTCGCCCAGCAGACCTTCATGGACCGCCTGCCGCAGTTCGACAACCTGGTGGTGATGCGCACGGTCTCGAAGCTGGGACTGGCGGGAATCCGCCTCGGCTACATGTCGGCGGCGCCCAAACTGCTCGAGCAGTTCGATAAAGTGCGGCCTCCTTACAACATCAACGTATTGACGCAGACGGCGGCCGAATTCGCGCTCGACCACGTGGAGGTGCTGAACCAGCAGGCGCACGCGTTGCGCGCCGCACGCGCCGATCTGATGGCTGCATTGGCAGAATTTCCCGGCGTGAAGGTTTTTCCGTCGGCGGCGAATTTTATCTTGATTCGGGTGCCCAATGCCGACGATGCCAACGTCAAACTACTATCTCACAAGGTATTAATTAAAAATGTGAGTAAAATGCATGCTGTGCTGGCCAATTGTTTACGCATTACGGTCAGTACCCCGGCAGAAAACGCCACCTTCCTCGATGCCTTCGCCGCGTCGCTGGCAGCCTGA
- the hisB gene encoding imidazoleglycerol-phosphate dehydratase HisB produces the protein MNRTAEITRNTNETQVRVSINLDGTGQQKLNTGVPFLDHMLDQIARHGLFDLEVEATGDIHIDNHHTVEDVGITLGMAVAKAIGDRKGIVRYGHSYVPLDEALSRVVLDFSGRPGIEYHIPFTRAMIGTFDVDLTLEFFRGFVNHALVTLHIDNLRGTNAHHQCETVFKAFGRALRMASELDPRAAGTIPSTKGTL, from the coding sequence ATGAACCGCACCGCAGAAATCACCCGCAATACCAACGAGACGCAAGTGCGCGTCTCCATCAACCTCGATGGCACCGGCCAGCAAAAGCTCAATACCGGCGTGCCCTTCCTCGACCACATGCTCGACCAGATCGCCCGCCATGGCCTGTTCGACCTGGAAGTGGAAGCGACCGGCGACATCCATATCGACAACCACCACACGGTGGAAGACGTGGGCATCACGCTGGGCATGGCCGTGGCCAAGGCCATCGGCGACCGCAAGGGCATCGTCCGTTACGGCCATTCGTATGTGCCGCTCGACGAAGCGCTGTCGCGCGTGGTGCTGGACTTCTCGGGCCGGCCAGGCATCGAGTACCACATCCCGTTTACGCGCGCCATGATCGGCACTTTCGACGTGGACCTGACCCTGGAATTTTTCCGCGGCTTCGTCAACCACGCGCTGGTCACCCTGCACATCGACAACCTGCGCGGCACCAATGCGCACCACCAGTGCGAGACCGTGTTCAAGGCCTTCGGCCGTGCGCTGCGCATGGCGTCCGAGCTCGATCCGCGCGCGGCCGGCACCATTCCCTCGACCAAGGGCACTCTGTGA
- the hisH gene encoding imidazole glycerol phosphate synthase subunit HisH, producing MKKIVVVDYGMGNLRSVAQALRAVAPEANVLISGDVADIETADRIVLPGQGAMPDCMRSLRESGVQDALMLASRNKPLMGVCIGEQMLFDGSEEGDAAGLGLLPGKVVRFQLDGQLQQDGSRFKVPQMGWNQVQQNASHPMWDGIADNSYFYFVHSYYAQPEQSAHTVGLTTYGAPFSCAVARDNIFATQFHPEKSAAAGLQLYRNFVRWNP from the coding sequence ATGAAAAAAATCGTAGTAGTTGATTACGGCATGGGTAATCTGCGTTCGGTCGCGCAGGCGCTGCGCGCCGTCGCCCCGGAGGCCAACGTGCTCATCTCCGGCGACGTGGCCGACATCGAAACCGCTGACCGCATCGTGCTGCCAGGCCAGGGCGCCATGCCCGACTGCATGCGCAGCCTGCGCGAATCGGGTGTGCAGGACGCGCTGATGCTTGCCTCCCGCAACAAGCCGCTGATGGGCGTGTGCATCGGCGAGCAGATGCTGTTCGATGGCAGCGAGGAAGGCGATGCTGCCGGCCTCGGCCTGTTGCCCGGCAAGGTCGTGCGCTTCCAGCTCGACGGCCAGCTGCAGCAAGACGGCTCGCGCTTCAAGGTGCCGCAAATGGGCTGGAACCAAGTGCAGCAAAACGCGTCTCACCCGATGTGGGATGGCATTGCGGACAATAGCTACTTTTACTTTGTCCACAGCTACTACGCCCAGCCGGAGCAGAGCGCGCATACCGTCGGGCTGACCACGTATGGCGCGCCGTTCAGCTGCGCGGTCGCCCGTGATAATATTTTTGCCACGCAGTTCCACCCGGAGAAGAGCGCCGCGGCGGGCCTGCAGCTGTACCGTAATTTCGTCCGCTGGAACCCTTAA
- the hisA gene encoding 1-(5-phosphoribosyl)-5-[(5-phosphoribosylamino)methylideneamino]imidazole-4-carboxamide isomerase — protein sequence MLLIPAIDLKDGHCVRLKQGDMELATVFSENPADMALHWLKQGARRLHLVDLNGAFAGKPKNEGAVKAILKVVQEFAEENDLDEIPVQLGGGIRDLDTIERYLDAGISYVIIGTAAVKEPGFLHDACGAFPGHIIVGLDAKDGKVATDGWSKMSGHEVIDLAKKFEAYGVEAIIYTDIGRDGMMGGVNIDATVKLAQAVKIPVIASGGLHNIGDVEALCAVQDEGIEGVICGRSIYEGTIDLASAQLRADELSGDLPDYPED from the coding sequence ATGCTGCTCATTCCTGCCATCGACCTCAAAGACGGTCACTGCGTTCGCCTCAAACAAGGCGATATGGAACTTGCCACCGTTTTCTCGGAAAACCCGGCCGATATGGCCCTGCACTGGCTCAAGCAAGGCGCGCGCCGCCTGCACCTGGTGGACCTGAACGGCGCCTTTGCCGGCAAGCCGAAGAATGAAGGCGCGGTCAAGGCCATCCTGAAAGTGGTGCAGGAATTCGCCGAAGAAAACGACCTCGACGAAATCCCGGTGCAACTGGGCGGCGGCATCCGCGACCTCGACACCATCGAGCGCTACCTCGACGCCGGCATCAGCTACGTCATCATCGGCACGGCCGCGGTCAAGGAACCGGGCTTCCTGCACGACGCCTGCGGCGCCTTCCCCGGCCACATCATCGTCGGCCTGGACGCCAAGGACGGCAAGGTGGCCACGGACGGCTGGAGCAAGATGAGCGGCCACGAAGTGATCGACCTGGCCAAGAAATTCGAAGCGTACGGCGTGGAAGCTATCATCTACACCGACATCGGCCGCGACGGCATGATGGGCGGCGTCAATATCGACGCCACCGTCAAGCTGGCCCAAGCGGTCAAGATTCCCGTGATCGCGTCGGGTGGCCTGCACAACATCGGCGACGTCGAAGCCTTGTGCGCGGTGCAGGACGAAGGCATCGAAGGCGTGATCTGCGGCCGTTCGATTTACGAAGGCACGATCGACCTGGCCTCGGCGCAACTGCGCGCGGACGAACTGAGCGGCGACCTGCCCGACTACCCGGAAGACTGA
- the hisF gene encoding imidazole glycerol phosphate synthase subunit HisF has protein sequence MLAKRIIPCLDVTDGRVVKGVNFTELRDAGDPVEIARRYDEQGADELTFLDITATSDNRGLILHIIEAVAAQVFIPLTVGGGVREVADVRRLLNAGADKVSMNSSAVSNPQLVYEASQKHGSQCIVVAIDAKQVSPGKWEVFTHGGRKATGIDAIEWAVKMEQLGAGEILLTSMDRDGTKSGFDLGLTSSVSNAIGIPVIASGGVGGLQDLADGVKLGKADAVLAASIFHYGQHTVQEAKRFMAAQGIPMRLD, from the coding sequence ATGCTTGCCAAACGCATCATTCCCTGCCTGGACGTGACCGATGGCCGCGTGGTCAAGGGCGTCAACTTCACCGAGCTGCGCGACGCCGGCGACCCGGTGGAAATCGCCCGCCGCTACGACGAGCAGGGCGCCGACGAACTGACCTTCCTCGACATCACTGCCACCAGCGACAATCGCGGCCTGATTTTGCACATCATCGAGGCCGTCGCTGCGCAGGTGTTCATTCCGCTCACCGTCGGTGGCGGCGTGCGCGAGGTGGCCGATGTGCGCCGCCTGCTCAATGCCGGCGCGGACAAGGTCAGCATGAACTCGTCGGCCGTGTCGAACCCGCAACTGGTGTACGAGGCCTCGCAAAAGCACGGCTCGCAGTGCATCGTGGTGGCGATTGACGCCAAGCAGGTGTCCCCGGGCAAGTGGGAAGTGTTTACCCACGGCGGGCGCAAGGCCACCGGCATCGACGCCATCGAGTGGGCCGTCAAGATGGAACAGCTGGGCGCCGGCGAAATCCTGCTCACCAGCATGGACCGCGACGGCACCAAGTCCGGTTTTGATTTGGGCCTGACCAGCAGCGTGTCGAACGCCATCGGCATCCCCGTGATCGCCTCGGGCGGCGTGGGTGGCCTGCAAGACCTGGCAGACGGCGTCAAGCTCGGCAAGGCAGACGCGGTGCTGGCAGCGAGCATCTTCCACTACGGCCAGCACACGGTGCAGGAAGCCAAGCGCTTCATGGCAGCGCAGGGCATTCCGATGCGCCTCGATTAA
- the hisI gene encoding phosphoribosyl-AMP cyclohydrolase, translating into MSTPTNNVAKAKWLKKIHWDENGLVPVIAQEAGSNDVLMFAWMNRDALAKTVELGEAVYWSRSRKKLWHKGEESGHTQKVLEIRLDCDEDVVLLKIEQAGGIACHTGRHSCFYQKFEGDAEGGDWHNAEPVLKDPGDIYTKPKSS; encoded by the coding sequence ATGTCTACCCCAACCAACAACGTGGCCAAGGCCAAATGGCTGAAAAAAATCCACTGGGACGAAAACGGCCTGGTGCCGGTGATCGCGCAGGAGGCCGGCAGCAACGACGTGTTGATGTTTGCCTGGATGAACCGCGACGCGCTGGCCAAAACGGTCGAGCTCGGCGAAGCCGTGTACTGGAGCCGCTCGCGCAAGAAGCTGTGGCACAAGGGCGAAGAGTCGGGCCACACGCAAAAAGTGCTGGAAATCCGCCTCGACTGCGATGAAGACGTGGTGCTGCTCAAGATCGAGCAAGCCGGCGGCATCGCCTGCCATACCGGCCGCCATTCGTGTTTCTATCAAAAATTCGAGGGCGACGCCGAGGGCGGCGACTGGCACAACGCCGAGCCGGTCCTGAAGGACCCGGGCGACATTTACACCAAACCGAAATCGAGCTGA
- a CDS encoding phosphoribosyl-ATP diphosphatase: MSTILDRLAELMESRKLANGGDPATSYVSKLFAKGDDAILKKIGEEATETVMAAKDARVSGEPDKVLYEVADLWFHTLVLLAQFDLKPQQVLDELARREGVSGIEEKNSRKD; this comes from the coding sequence ATGAGCACTATCCTGGACCGCCTGGCCGAGCTGATGGAATCGCGCAAGCTGGCCAACGGCGGCGACCCCGCCACGTCGTATGTCTCCAAGCTGTTTGCCAAGGGCGACGACGCCATCCTGAAAAAAATCGGCGAAGAAGCCACCGAGACCGTGATGGCCGCCAAGGACGCGCGCGTTTCTGGCGAGCCTGACAAGGTGTTGTACGAAGTGGCCGACCTGTGGTTCCATACGCTGGTGCTGCTGGCGCAGTTCGACTTGAAGCCCCAGCAAGTCCTGGACGAACTGGCGCGCCGCGAAGGTGTGTCCGGTATCGAAGAGAAGAATTCCCGCAAGGATTGA
- a CDS encoding histidine triad nucleotide-binding protein → MDNCLFCKIAEKTIPSTAVYEDDELYAFKDIHPHAPVHLLVIPKKHFSTLSDCTPDDAPLLGKMLALAPRLAGEFGCAVSYDDQGQPVAGFKTVINSGPDGGQEVYHLHMHVIGGAHPWRNER, encoded by the coding sequence GTGGATAACTGCCTGTTCTGCAAGATCGCTGAAAAGACCATCCCGTCCACCGCCGTCTACGAAGACGACGAGTTATATGCGTTCAAGGACATCCACCCGCATGCGCCCGTGCACCTGCTGGTGATCCCGAAAAAGCATTTTTCCACGCTGTCCGACTGCACGCCGGACGACGCCCCGCTGCTGGGCAAAATGCTGGCGCTGGCCCCCCGTCTTGCAGGGGAATTCGGTTGCGCGGTCAGCTATGATGACCAGGGTCAGCCGGTGGCCGGCTTCAAGACCGTCATCAATAGTGGACCGGATGGCGGGCAAGAGGTGTACCATCTGCACATGCACGTGATCGGCGGCGCCCACCCGTGGCGTAACGAACGATAA
- the tatA gene encoding Sec-independent protein translocase subunit TatA has product MGSTSWIHWVILLVVVILIFGTKKLGNMGGDIGKAVKGFKDGVKGSDEDKPVAPPAPPATPSTIDVDVKEKNKL; this is encoded by the coding sequence ATGGGTTCGACGAGCTGGATACATTGGGTTATTTTGCTGGTGGTGGTGATTTTGATCTTCGGCACCAAAAAGCTGGGCAATATGGGTGGTGACATCGGCAAGGCCGTCAAAGGCTTCAAGGATGGCGTCAAGGGCAGCGACGAGGACAAGCCGGTCGCTCCGCCTGCGCCTCCGGCCACCCCGAGCACCATTGACGTCGACGTCAAAGAGAAAAACAAGCTGTAA
- the tatB gene encoding Sec-independent protein translocase protein TatB has product MIDLGITKMMVIGVVALIVIGPEKLPKVARMAGNLYGRAQRYLNNVKSEVTREIELEELRNLQKEVQEAAHNIKSDVENSIAENLGEVQNAWHDTPAMEDISSASTSFSTVSSDDLARKAREFRRKKLVRNSAVPGWYKQRHGGKLHVTSGAARVARFRPRGNIQNSFY; this is encoded by the coding sequence ATGATCGATCTCGGTATTACCAAAATGATGGTGATCGGCGTGGTTGCGCTGATCGTCATCGGTCCCGAAAAGCTGCCCAAGGTGGCGCGCATGGCCGGGAACCTGTACGGCCGCGCCCAGCGTTACCTCAACAACGTCAAGTCCGAAGTCACGCGCGAAATCGAGCTCGAAGAACTGCGCAACCTGCAAAAGGAAGTGCAGGAAGCGGCGCACAACATCAAGAGCGACGTCGAAAACTCCATCGCGGAAAACCTCGGCGAGGTGCAGAATGCCTGGCACGATACGCCGGCCATGGAAGATATCTCGTCGGCCTCGACTTCGTTTTCCACGGTGAGCAGCGACGACCTGGCGCGCAAGGCGCGCGAGTTCCGCCGTAAAAAACTGGTGCGTAACTCGGCAGTACCCGGCTGGTACAAGCAACGCCACGGCGGCAAGCTGCACGTCACGTCCGGCGCCGCCCGCGTTGCCCGGTTCCGCCCACGCGGCAACATCCAGAACTCGTTTTACTGA
- the tatC gene encoding twin-arginine translocase subunit TatC, with the protein MTTPNTGEETFISHLVELRNRLVKATIGVVLVVAVLMFWPGPAQIYDFIAQPMINSLPVGSKMIATGVTSPFLVPMKVTFVLGLIMALPWVLYQMWAFVAPGLYTHEKRLVAPLVISSSLLFMAGVAFCYFFVFGRVFHFIAQFSPTSIAVTPDIENYLDFVMSMCLAFGATFEVPVVVVILVRTGLVSVAKLKEIRPYAIVGAFAIAGLVTPPDAMSMFSLAIPMCLLFELGLLVAPMFVKMSTAPEEKQS; encoded by the coding sequence ATGACTACCCCAAACACAGGCGAAGAGACCTTCATCTCCCATCTGGTCGAACTGCGCAACCGGCTGGTCAAGGCGACCATCGGGGTCGTGCTGGTGGTTGCCGTACTGATGTTCTGGCCCGGCCCGGCGCAAATCTACGACTTCATCGCCCAACCGATGATCAACTCGCTGCCGGTCGGCTCCAAGATGATCGCTACCGGCGTGACATCGCCGTTCCTGGTGCCCATGAAGGTCACTTTCGTGCTGGGGCTGATCATGGCCTTGCCGTGGGTGCTATACCAGATGTGGGCGTTTGTCGCCCCCGGCCTGTACACGCATGAAAAGCGCCTGGTCGCGCCGCTGGTCATTTCGTCGTCGCTGCTGTTCATGGCGGGCGTGGCGTTCTGTTATTTCTTCGTGTTCGGCCGCGTGTTCCACTTCATTGCCCAGTTCTCGCCCACGTCGATTGCGGTCACGCCCGATATCGAGAACTACCTCGACTTCGTGATGTCGATGTGCCTCGCTTTCGGCGCCACCTTCGAAGTGCCGGTGGTGGTGGTGATCCTGGTGCGCACCGGGCTGGTGTCGGTGGCCAAGCTCAAGGAAATCCGTCCGTACGCCATCGTCGGTGCGTTCGCGATTGCCGGCCTGGTCACGCCGCCGGACGCGATGTCGATGTTCTCGCTGGCGATTCCGATGTGCCTGCTGTTCGAACTGGGTTTGCTGGTGGCGCCGATGTTTGTCAAGATGTCAACCGCCCCCGAAGAAAAACAGTCTTAA
- a CDS encoding DUF885 domain-containing protein: MIKTKLALAVVMAALAFAPASAATQKKSAKTTKTTKTTKKYTAKTTKKSTAKTVAKAAPAAVLAERWQDRQFDALSNQFLNAQWRIDSESAIYAGKYDTAATLFVPDQAGIASELAFIDEWLERFGKVNAKQLAAKQRTDLQLLQNKLEGDRWRLTTLREYEWNPASYNVAGPLDLILNTEYASRPQRLRTLLKRITSIPAYYDAARANIVNPTREHTLLAIKQAPGVQAVLVEVNKVAQASILNAAEKQQFTLRVDAALAAVNNYVTYLTEREKLMATEGRRSFRIGKELYEKKFAYDIQSGSTAEQTYQKALAAREDLLTNMDRLSDEMWDKYLPGVAKPADRYAKIGRMIDKLSERHVARENFVAEIRRQIPELQAWVIKHDLLTLDPNKQLEVRATPAYQAGVAGASIDAPGPYRPQDRTYYNVTPLDGATPEAAESSLREYNHWILQILNIHEAIPGHYAQLVYANKSPSIVKSIFGNGAMVEGWAVYGERMMLESGYGDNAPEMWLMYSKWNLRSVTNTILDYSVHVLGMTEEQAIDLLTRQAFQTRTEATEKWHRVQVSSVQLTSYFSGYSEIMALREERKQALGSNFNLKQFHEQFLGYGSAPVRVIRELMTNK, translated from the coding sequence ATGATCAAGACAAAACTCGCGCTGGCGGTGGTAATGGCGGCCCTCGCCTTTGCCCCGGCCAGCGCCGCGACCCAGAAAAAGTCCGCGAAGACCACGAAGACCACGAAGACCACCAAGAAATATACGGCCAAAACTACCAAGAAAAGCACGGCCAAGACCGTCGCCAAGGCCGCGCCCGCAGCAGTGCTGGCCGAGCGCTGGCAGGACCGCCAGTTCGATGCGCTGAGCAACCAGTTCCTCAACGCCCAGTGGCGCATCGATTCGGAAAGCGCGATCTACGCCGGCAAGTACGATACCGCCGCCACCCTGTTCGTGCCCGACCAGGCCGGTATTGCCAGCGAACTGGCCTTCATCGACGAATGGCTCGAGCGCTTCGGCAAGGTCAACGCCAAGCAGCTGGCCGCCAAGCAGCGCACCGATCTGCAACTGCTGCAAAACAAGCTCGAAGGCGACCGCTGGCGCCTGACCACGCTGCGCGAATACGAGTGGAATCCCGCCAGCTACAACGTGGCCGGCCCGCTGGACCTGATCCTCAATACCGAATATGCGTCCCGGCCGCAGCGCCTGCGCACCCTGCTCAAGCGCATCACCAGCATTCCGGCGTACTACGACGCGGCGCGCGCCAACATCGTCAACCCCACGCGCGAGCACACGCTGCTGGCGATCAAGCAGGCCCCTGGCGTGCAGGCCGTGCTGGTGGAAGTCAACAAGGTGGCGCAGGCGTCGATCCTGAACGCGGCCGAGAAGCAGCAGTTCACCTTGCGCGTCGATGCCGCGCTGGCTGCTGTGAACAACTACGTTACGTACCTGACCGAGCGCGAAAAGCTGATGGCCACCGAAGGCCGCCGCAGCTTCCGCATCGGCAAGGAACTGTACGAGAAAAAATTCGCCTACGATATCCAGTCGGGCAGCACCGCCGAGCAGACCTATCAAAAAGCGCTGGCCGCGCGCGAAGACCTGCTGACCAATATGGACCGCCTGTCCGACGAGATGTGGGACAAGTATTTACCAGGCGTGGCAAAACCGGCCGACCGCTATGCCAAGATCGGCAGGATGATCGACAAGCTCTCCGAGCGCCATGTCGCGCGCGAAAACTTCGTCGCCGAAATCCGCCGCCAGATTCCCGAATTGCAGGCCTGGGTGATCAAGCACGACCTGCTCACGCTCGACCCGAACAAGCAACTCGAAGTGCGCGCCACCCCTGCCTACCAGGCCGGCGTGGCAGGGGCCAGCATCGACGCGCCGGGCCCGTACCGTCCGCAGGACCGCACCTACTACAACGTCACCCCGCTCGACGGCGCCACGCCCGAGGCAGCCGAGAGCAGCCTGCGCGAATACAACCACTGGATCCTGCAAATCCTCAACATCCACGAAGCCATTCCCGGCCACTACGCCCAGCTGGTGTACGCCAACAAGTCGCCATCGATCGTCAAGTCGATCTTCGGCAACGGCGCCATGGTCGAAGGCTGGGCCGTGTACGGCGAGCGCATGATGCTCGAATCGGGCTATGGCGACAACGCGCCGGAAATGTGGCTGATGTATTCGAAATGGAACCTGCGCAGCGTCACCAACACCATCCTCGACTACAGCGTGCACGTGCTGGGCATGACCGAAGAGCAGGCCATCGACCTGCTGACCCGCCAGGCCTTCCAGACCCGCACCGAGGCCACCGAAAAGTGGCACCGGGTGCAGGTATCGTCGGTGCAGCTGACCAGCTACTTCAGCGGCTACAGCGAGATCATGGCGCTACGCGAAGAACGCAAGCAGGCGCTGGGCAGCAACTTCAATTTGAAACAGTTCCACGAACAGTTCCTCGGCTACGGCAGCGCGCCGGTGCGGGTGATCCGGGAATTGATGACGAATAAATAA